One Glycine max cultivar Williams 82 chromosome 4, Glycine_max_v4.0, whole genome shotgun sequence DNA segment encodes these proteins:
- the LOC100814991 gene encoding protein MIZU-KUSSEI 1, whose protein sequence is MNTVTARSSKEMSSKRHHFHWTNKVGTEDGEVPTSESFSTLFQDEKKDEHKVPVAAAPEANAPAPASHTAARKKLQAVAVSRIRSVLTVFNKNKNNNRSNSALGLGSRVVGTLFGYRLGHVHFAFQKDPTSQPAFLIELATPISVLVREMASGLVRIALECGKEKGAEKKQHVRLLEEPVWRTYCNGKKCGFATRRECGPKDWDILKAVEPISMGAGVLPGNNNNNNNSGAEAGSEGEIMYMRAKFERIVGSRDSEAFYMMNPDSNGAPELSVYLLRV, encoded by the coding sequence ATGAATACAGTCACAGCTAGAAGCTCTAAAGAAATGTCCTCCAAGAGGCACCACTTTCACTGGACAAACAAGGTTGGCACTGAGGATGGTGAAGTTCCCACTTCAGAATCATTCTCAACACTCTTCCAAgatgagaaaaaagatgaacacAAGGTTCCTGTTGCTGCTGCTCCTGAGGCAAATGCTCCAGCACCAGCATCACATACTGCAGCAAGGAAGAAGCTGCAAGCAGTGGCAGTCTCTAGAATCCGGTCTGTGTTGACCGTGttcaacaagaacaagaacaacaaccGTTCGAACTCGGCTTTGGGCCTTGGCTCGCGCGTGGTCGGAACCCTTTTCGGCTACAGACTCGGCCACGTGCATTTTGCATTCCAGAAGGACCCCACTTCCCAGCCAGCCTTCCTGATAGAGCTCGCCACGCCCATCAGTGTTTTGGTTCGCGAAATGGCGTCTGGGCTGGTCAGAATTGCCCTTGAATGTGGAAAAGAGAAAGGAGCAGAGAAAAAACAACATGTGAGGTTGCTTGAAGAGCCTGTGTGGAGGACTTACTGCAATGGCAAGAAGTGTGGCTTTGCCACCAGAAGAGAGTGTGGCCCAAAGGATTGGGATATTCTCAAAGCAGTGGAACCAATTTCAATGGGTGCAGGTGTCTTACcaggaaataataataacaataataatagtggAGCTGAAGCAGGGTCAGAGGGTGAAATCATGTACATGAGGGCCAAGTTTGAGAGAATTGTTGGGTCCAGAGACTCCGAAGCTTTCTATATGATGAATCCTGATAGCAATGGTGCTCCTGAACTCAGTGTCTACTTGCTTAGAGTCTAG